Genomic DNA from Mesorhizobium sp. 131-2-1:
ATCGGGATGAAGTAGAAGCCGAGCGCAAGAAGCGGAATCGCGATCGCTGCCTGACGAATGGTCTTTCGAGCTTGTCTTGTCATTTTCTTCCGCGCGGGGAGCGCGATCCCGTTCGCTTGAGTGGCGCCAAATCACGGCAGCAACCCCCGCCGGCCGTGCGCCTTGATAGGATTTTTTGCTTCGCCACACAACGGCAATCATGCCAGCGCACTCCAGCGCGCCGGTGCTGCCCATGCCCGGCAGAGCGCGTTTTCAGTGCGCTGCTGGGCAGGCCGAGATCGTCCCATTTCTCTTTCGGCACGGCGTCGCCGACAAGGATCTCGAAGCCGACGACGCTCTCGCCATCCTCGGCCACTTCGCATCCGAATTTCAGCCCGTATCGCGGCTGCCGAAGGCAGCACCTTCGGCGGAGACCGAGCCCCGCGCTCACTCTCGACCGCACCGATCCCATGAAAAAAGCCCCGTTTCCGGGGCTTTTTCGGTCGTCAGGGACTATCAGCCCTTGCGCGGCAACTGCGGCACCAGGCTGCGCTTGCCGCCGTCCTTGCCTTTCGGCTCCGGCTTCTGCGCCACCGCCTTCTTGGCCACCGGCTTCTTCGCCACGGCCTTTCTCGGCTTCGGCGTCTCCTCCGGCTCTTCCTTCTTCGGCTTCACCGGGGCCTCGTCGGCCAGCGACTCGAGCTTCAGGCCGGTCTCGCCGGTTTCCTTCT
This window encodes:
- a CDS encoding DUF930 domain-containing protein — its product is MGSVRSRVSAGLGLRRRCCLRQPRYGLKFGCEVAEDGESVVGFEILVGDAVPKEKWDDLGLPSSALKTRSAGHGQHRRAGVRWHDCRCVAKQKILSRRTAGGGCCRDLAPLKRTGSRSPRGRK